One region of Chryseobacterium muglaense genomic DNA includes:
- the secE gene encoding preprotein translocase subunit SecE, with translation MSSFIDFLKGSYNEFRHKVEWPKWSDLQSSTIVVTVATVILALFTFGVDELFSKSISNILGILINSFN, from the coding sequence ATGAGTTCATTTATCGATTTTTTAAAAGGTTCTTATAACGAATTCAGACATAAAGTTGAATGGCCAAAATGGTCAGACTTACAGTCTTCTACAATCGTAGTTACTGTTGCTACTGTCATTTTAGCATTATTTACTTTTGGTGTTGATGAATTGTTTTCAAAATCAATCAGCAACATCTTGGGAATACTAATTAACAGCTTCAACTAA
- the nusG gene encoding transcription termination/antitermination protein NusG: protein MSELKWYVLKAISGQENKVKNYIETEIKRLGFEQYVTQVVIPMEKVIQLRNGKKVPKERPYYPGYLMVEAELMGEIPHVIKNIPGVISFLSLTKGGDPVPMRKSEVNRMLGRMDELSEFATDAEIPFIVGENVKVVDGPFNGFNGTVEKILEDKKKVEVSVLIFGRKTPMELSYMQVEKV, encoded by the coding sequence ATGAGCGAATTGAAATGGTATGTGCTGAAAGCAATCAGCGGACAGGAAAATAAAGTGAAAAACTATATTGAGACAGAAATCAAACGTTTAGGGTTTGAGCAGTATGTTACTCAGGTGGTTATTCCTATGGAAAAGGTGATTCAGCTTAGAAACGGAAAAAAAGTTCCTAAAGAAAGACCTTACTATCCAGGTTACCTAATGGTAGAAGCAGAGTTGATGGGAGAGATTCCTCACGTTATAAAAAATATTCCAGGCGTAATTTCTTTCTTGAGTTTAACCAAAGGAGGAGATCCTGTACCGATGAGAAAATCTGAGGTTAACAGAATGCTAGGTAGAATGGATGAGCTTTCAGAATTTGCTACAGATGCAGAAATTCCATTCATTGTTGGAGAGAATGTGAAAGTAGTTGATGGTCCTTTCAACGGATTCAACGGTACTGTAGAAAAAATTCTTGAAGATAAGAAGAAAGTAGAAGTATCAGTTTTGATCTTCGGAAGAAAAACTCCAATGGAGCTAAGCTACATGCAAGTAGAAAAAGTATAA
- the rplK gene encoding 50S ribosomal protein L11, with amino-acid sequence MAKKVFKMVKLQVKGGAANPSPPVGPALGSAGVNIMEFCKQFNGRTQDKPGQVLPVVITVYEDKSFEFVIKTPPAAIQLMDAAKIKSGSGEPNRNKVGAVSWAQVQKIAEDKMTDLNCFTMDSAVSMVAGTARSMGLRVTGTKPTFNA; translated from the coding sequence ATGGCTAAAAAAGTCTTTAAAATGGTTAAGCTCCAAGTAAAAGGAGGAGCAGCAAACCCATCTCCACCAGTAGGTCCAGCTTTGGGTTCTGCAGGTGTGAACATCATGGAGTTTTGTAAGCAATTTAACGGAAGAACTCAAGATAAGCCAGGACAAGTTTTACCTGTAGTAATTACAGTATACGAAGACAAATCTTTTGAATTCGTAATCAAAACTCCTCCTGCAGCAATCCAATTAATGGATGCAGCTAAAATCAAGAGTGGTTCTGGAGAACCAAACAGAAACAAAGTAGGTGCTGTATCTTGGGCTCAGGTTCAAAAGATCGCTGAAGACAAGATGACTGACCTTAACTGTTTTACAATGGATTCTGCAGTTTCTATGGTTGCAGGTACTGCTAGATCTATGGGATTAAGAGTAACAGGAACTAAACCAACTTTTAACGCTTAA
- the rplA gene encoding 50S ribosomal protein L1: MAKLTKKQKEAASKVEKGRIYNLEEGSALVKEVNTAKFDASVDIAVRLGVDPRKANQMVRGVVSLPHGTGKDVKVLALVTPDKEAEAKAAGADYVGLDEYLQKIKEGWTDVDVIVTMPAVMGKLGPLGRVLGPRGLMPNPKSGTVTMDIGKAVTEVKAGKIDFKVDKYGIIHAGIGKVSFDAAKIKENAQELISTLIKMKPTAAKGVYVKSIYLSSTMSPGIAIDTKAVN, translated from the coding sequence ATGGCAAAATTGACTAAAAAGCAAAAAGAAGCTGCTAGCAAAGTAGAAAAAGGAAGAATCTATAACCTTGAAGAAGGTTCTGCTCTTGTAAAAGAGGTGAACACTGCAAAGTTTGATGCTTCTGTAGATATCGCTGTAAGATTGGGTGTAGATCCAAGAAAAGCAAACCAAATGGTAAGAGGTGTAGTATCTCTTCCTCACGGAACTGGTAAAGATGTTAAAGTTTTGGCTTTAGTAACTCCAGATAAAGAAGCTGAAGCTAAAGCAGCTGGTGCTGACTATGTAGGTCTTGACGAATATTTACAAAAAATAAAAGAAGGTTGGACGGATGTTGACGTTATCGTTACTATGCCAGCTGTTATGGGTAAATTAGGACCTTTAGGTAGAGTATTAGGACCAAGAGGTTTGATGCCTAACCCTAAATCAGGTACTGTTACTATGGATATTGGTAAAGCAGTAACTGAAGTGAAAGCTGGTAAAATTGACTTTAAAGTAGACAAATACGGTATTATCCACGCTGGTATTGGTAAAGTATCTTTCGATGCTGCTAAAATCAAGGAAAATGCTCAGGAATTAATTTCTACTTTGATCAAAATGAAACCAACTGCTGCAAAAGGAGTTTATGTAAAAAGCATTTATTTGTCTTCTACAATGAGCCCGGGTATTGCAATTGATACTAAAGCTGTTAACTAA
- the rplJ gene encoding 50S ribosomal protein L10 has protein sequence MTKDQKVVAIQEIKDLLQDAKVVYVADLDGLNAAKASDFRRQAFKQNIKVKVVKNTLLQKAMEQIEGVDYSEMFQTFKGNSALMIAETANAPAKLIKDFRKKEEKPALKSAFVQETFYVGDNNLDALVSIKSREEMIGEIIGLLQSPIQRVVSALQNRPETAEATTEEVAAPAVEETPATETPEAAAEGEAPAAE, from the coding sequence ATGACAAAAGACCAAAAAGTTGTAGCGATACAAGAGATCAAAGACTTGCTTCAGGATGCAAAAGTAGTTTATGTAGCAGATCTAGACGGTTTGAATGCAGCTAAAGCTTCTGACTTCAGAAGACAAGCTTTCAAACAAAATATCAAAGTAAAAGTGGTGAAAAATACACTTTTGCAAAAAGCAATGGAACAAATTGAAGGAGTAGATTACTCTGAAATGTTCCAAACTTTCAAAGGTAACTCTGCATTAATGATTGCTGAAACAGCTAATGCTCCAGCAAAATTAATCAAAGACTTTAGAAAAAAAGAAGAGAAGCCGGCTTTAAAATCAGCTTTCGTACAAGAAACTTTCTATGTTGGTGACAACAACCTTGATGCTTTAGTAAGCATTAAGTCTAGAGAAGAAATGATCGGTGAAATCATCGGATTACTTCAGTCTCCAATCCAAAGAGTTGTTTCTGCTCTTCAAAACAGACCTGAAACTGCAGAAGCTACAACTGAAGAAGTTGCTGCACCTGCTGTGGAAGAAACTCCAGCTACTGAAACTCCAGAAGCTGCTGCAGAAGGAGAAGCTCCAGCTGCAGAATAA
- the rplL gene encoding 50S ribosomal protein L7/L12: MSDLKNLAETLVNLTVKDVNELATILKDEYGIEPAAAAVVMAGPGAEAAEEKTEFDVILKSAGASKLAIVKLVKDLTGAGLKEAKDIVDGAPSAIKEGISKDEAEALKKQLEEAGAEVELK, from the coding sequence ATGTCAGATTTAAAAAATTTAGCTGAAACGCTAGTAAACTTAACAGTAAAAGACGTAAACGAATTAGCAACTATCCTTAAAGACGAGTACGGAATCGAGCCTGCTGCTGCTGCAGTTGTTATGGCTGGTCCTGGTGCTGAGGCTGCTGAAGAAAAGACTGAATTCGACGTAATTCTTAAGTCTGCAGGTGCTTCTAAATTAGCTATCGTTAAATTAGTAAAAGATTTAACTGGTGCAGGTCTTAAAGAAGCTAAAGACATCGTAGACGGAGCTCCTTCTGCTATTAAAGAAGGTATCTCTAAAGACGAAGCTGAAGCTCTTAAGAAGCAATTAGAAGAAGCTGGTGCTGAAGTAGAATTGAAGTAA
- a CDS encoding thrombospondin type 3 repeat-containing protein, translated as MKNYKILSVFLVLLFNASAFSQQAGKIYMSLGRLGKIYDISNDIINNPSTTARALPSPLQSPNLASNRPIASNLAIGYNAVAGNSSQLVFFHSNVTNGTPLYKNGTAIANVALPDEIGGIGTNNVHGPYFGYTYGFKSLNKALYRINPSPANVGLVTGDADWQNGEAFGTDTFYDYQNNLYTFINNNNNRYLYKISIATLKATKVVRLTPGHTATTVASIQGMAYLNNTVFLATTENFTNSNNVYSSRVTVRSLNMSTGNSAVVCVYEFIRGDGSTGNLDLASLDYFQPFTVTCDNIAFQGLTPYVAGTSSTRTLRVPVGNIYTPGTYTINVNGAGFVNPAFQATITSTTQYVDIPVMYNGSGNGGNTNLSISLNGSTSSCVYSTFIDKDTDGDGIRDMLDLDSDNDGILDIVECYDYVVNQPFNTSGGTTVNFSAPAADLGFIFDVFTLDNSFNLNINGVKLAVNEIQFQPNQTDNIRFVGGNRYGNNGIPQVYNMTGNSTNPLVRIIIHKDGSVNMYGSKAGNGELYSLELYNGNSFNTIPWNTSGTNTVILSQVVQGATYITGNGYGVKNGFCDPDNDGISNQFDVDSDGDGCPDAIEGSENVKYTQVHSLNLPSSDPNYKFRGQIKVLGDGITTGSPSQVISTKAEGYGVPLLVNSAFGNNTNTAGVADNTDGTVDIGQGIGNSQNAALNDCKCYNIPNTTTGTDNPTQHGITAFNRAGADNSNWPMLRNNGWTALEADTKAFVMNRMPSSTTGGNSGEPLSGGNPAITVPVMGMMYYDTTSDCLKINTDGTRSGWKCFNTQSCPLEN; from the coding sequence ATGAAAAATTATAAAATACTAAGTGTATTCTTGGTATTGTTATTCAATGCGTCTGCATTTTCTCAGCAGGCAGGAAAAATATATATGTCTTTAGGAAGATTAGGTAAAATTTATGATATTTCTAATGATATTATAAATAACCCATCAACAACGGCAAGGGCTTTACCTTCGCCTTTACAATCTCCAAATTTAGCTTCCAACCGACCAATCGCAAGTAATTTGGCAATAGGATATAATGCTGTTGCTGGTAATAGCAGCCAGTTGGTTTTTTTTCATTCTAATGTGACCAATGGTACACCACTTTATAAAAATGGAACTGCTATTGCCAATGTTGCTCTACCTGATGAGATAGGAGGAATTGGTACAAATAATGTTCATGGACCGTATTTTGGGTATACCTACGGTTTTAAAAGCCTGAATAAGGCATTATATAGAATCAATCCCAGTCCTGCGAATGTTGGTTTGGTGACTGGTGATGCTGATTGGCAAAATGGAGAAGCTTTTGGAACTGATACTTTTTACGATTATCAGAACAATCTTTATACTTTCATTAACAATAACAACAATAGATATCTATACAAAATATCTATTGCAACTTTAAAGGCTACTAAAGTAGTTCGGCTTACTCCGGGGCATACAGCAACGACAGTTGCATCAATTCAAGGAATGGCGTATTTAAATAATACTGTTTTTTTGGCAACCACTGAAAATTTTACTAATTCTAACAATGTTTATTCTTCAAGAGTTACGGTACGTAGCCTTAATATGTCGACAGGAAATTCTGCTGTCGTTTGTGTTTATGAATTTATTCGGGGAGATGGCTCTACAGGGAATCTAGATTTGGCATCATTGGATTATTTTCAGCCATTTACTGTTACGTGTGATAATATTGCTTTTCAGGGATTAACTCCTTATGTAGCTGGAACTTCTTCTACTCGTACGCTCAGAGTTCCAGTTGGTAACATATACACACCGGGAACTTATACCATAAATGTAAACGGAGCAGGTTTTGTTAACCCTGCATTTCAGGCAACTATTACATCAACAACTCAGTATGTAGATATACCGGTTATGTACAATGGTTCTGGTAATGGCGGAAATACCAATCTTTCTATTAGCTTGAATGGAAGTACAAGCTCATGTGTTTATTCTACATTCATTGATAAAGATACAGATGGAGATGGCATAAGAGATATGCTGGATCTGGATTCTGATAATGATGGTATTTTGGATATTGTTGAATGTTATGATTATGTTGTTAATCAGCCATTTAATACGAGTGGCGGAACGACTGTTAATTTTTCAGCACCTGCTGCTGATTTAGGGTTTATTTTTGATGTCTTTACTTTAGATAATTCTTTTAATTTAAATATCAATGGAGTAAAACTTGCAGTGAATGAAATTCAGTTTCAACCTAATCAAACGGATAATATTAGGTTTGTAGGAGGAAATCGATATGGAAATAATGGTATTCCTCAGGTTTATAATATGACTGGGAATTCTACAAATCCATTGGTCAGAATTATTATTCATAAAGATGGGAGTGTTAATATGTATGGTAGTAAGGCGGGAAACGGAGAATTATATTCTTTAGAGCTTTATAATGGTAATTCTTTTAATACAATACCATGGAATACCTCTGGTACAAATACTGTGATTCTAAGTCAGGTAGTACAGGGAGCTACTTATATTACCGGTAACGGATATGGTGTGAAAAATGGTTTCTGTGATCCTGATAATGATGGGATTTCTAATCAGTTTGATGTAGACTCAGATGGGGACGGATGTCCTGATGCTATTGAAGGTTCTGAAAATGTAAAGTACACTCAGGTTCATTCTTTAAATCTTCCTTCTTCAGACCCAAATTATAAGTTTAGAGGTCAGATTAAGGTTTTAGGTGATGGAATAACTACTGGTTCTCCGAGTCAGGTTATCAGTACAAAAGCTGAAGGATATGGAGTTCCGCTTTTGGTCAATAGTGCCTTCGGAAATAATACTAATACTGCCGGTGTTGCAGATAATACAGATGGAACAGTTGATATTGGGCAAGGAATTGGTAATTCTCAAAACGCAGCACTTAATGACTGTAAATGCTACAATATTCCAAACACAACAACTGGTACAGATAATCCTACACAGCACGGAATTACGGCTTTCAATAGAGCAGGAGCCGACAATTCAAACTGGCCGATGTTGAGAAATAATGGCTGGACAGCGCTTGAGGCAGATACAAAAGCTTTTGTGATGAATAGAATGCCGAGTAGTACAACAGGGGGCAACTCTGGTGAGCCACTTTCGGGAGGAAATCCGGCTATCACGGTACCGGTAATGGGGATGATGTATTATGATACAACAAGTGACTGTCTGAAAATTAATACTGATGGTACAAGATCAGGATGGAAATGTTTTAACACACAATCTTGCCCTCTTGAAAATTAA
- the rpoB gene encoding DNA-directed RNA polymerase subunit beta: MSKTTSTTRGVERINFSSAKGKIITPDFLDIQLESFKDFFQLDTLPEDRKKEGLHKTFQENFPITDSRNQFVLEFLDYLVDSPRYSINECVERGLTYSVPLKARLKLYCTDPEHEDFQTVVQDVYLGPVPYMTDSGSFIINGAERVIVTQLHRSPGVFFGQTYHANGTKLYYSRIIPFKGSWMEFTTDINSVMYAYIDRKKKLPLTTLLRAIGFESDKDILQIFDLAEEVKVSKAALKKVEGRTLAARVLNTWFEDFVDEDTGEVVSIERNEIILDRETILEKEHLDLIIDAGVKSILIHKENANEFSIIQNTLQKDPTNSEKEAVEYIYRQLRNADPPDEETARGIIEKLFFSEQRYSLGEVGRYRLNKKLGLNIPTTTEVLTKEDIIAIVRHLIELVNSKTDVDDIDHLSNRRIKTVGEQLAGQFGVGLSRIARTIKERMNVRDNEIFTPLDLVNAKTLTSVINSFFGTNQLSQFMDQTNPLSEITHKRRLSALGPGGLSRERAGFEVRDVHHTHYGRICPIETPEGPNIGLISSLGIYAKINTLGFIETPYRKVNEGTVDLNADPIYLNAEDEEDKVIAQANVELDDNGTFLTDRIIARLDGDYPVVEPAEVNLIDVAPNQISGISASLIPFLEHDDANRALMGSNMMRQAVPLLKPQAPIVGTGLEQQVAKDSRILINAEGRGTVEYVDADKITIKYERSEDEDLVSFESATKTYNLTKFRKTNQSTTITLRPNVRVGDIVEKGQVLCDGYATEKGELALGRNLVVAFMPWKGYNFEDAIVINEKVVREDWFTSIHVDEYSLEVRDTKLGMEELTADIPNVSEEATKDLDENGMIRIGAEVKPGDIMIGKITPKGESDPTPEEKLLRAIFGDKAGDVKDASLKADSSLRGVVINKKLFSRNIKDKKKRTEEKLKLEEIENTYKAKFDELRNSLIEKLNTLVSGKTSQGVTNDLDEEIIGKGMKFTHKLLTSVEDYVNVSGADWTVDNDKNELIKQLIHNYKIKFNDIQGVKNREKFAISIGDELPAGIMKLAKVYIAKKRKLNVGDKMAGRHGNKGIVSRIVREEDMPFLEDGTPVDIVLNPLGVPSRMNIGQIYETVLGWAGRNLGLTFATPIFDGATLDQITEYTEKAGVPKFGHTHLYDGGTGERFTQAATVGIIYMLKLGHMVDDKMHARSIGPYSLITQQPLGGKAQFGGQRFGEMEVWALEAFGASNILREILTVKSDDVIGRAKTYEAIAKGEAMPEPGIPESFNVLLHELQGLGLDVRLEE, encoded by the coding sequence ATGAGTAAAACAACATCAACAACTAGGGGAGTTGAGAGAATTAATTTCTCTTCAGCTAAAGGAAAAATCATTACTCCGGATTTCTTAGATATCCAATTAGAGTCATTTAAAGATTTTTTCCAGCTAGACACACTTCCTGAGGACAGAAAGAAAGAAGGTTTGCACAAAACCTTCCAAGAAAACTTTCCTATTACCGATTCTAGAAACCAATTTGTATTGGAATTCTTAGACTATTTGGTAGATTCTCCACGTTATTCAATCAACGAATGTGTGGAAAGAGGTTTAACGTATTCCGTGCCTCTAAAAGCTAGACTTAAATTATACTGTACTGACCCTGAGCATGAAGATTTTCAGACGGTTGTACAAGATGTATATTTAGGTCCGGTTCCTTATATGACAGACAGTGGTTCTTTCATTATCAATGGTGCAGAGCGTGTTATTGTAACTCAGTTACACAGATCTCCGGGTGTATTCTTCGGACAAACTTACCACGCAAACGGAACAAAATTGTATTATTCAAGAATTATCCCTTTCAAAGGATCTTGGATGGAATTTACTACCGATATCAACAGCGTAATGTACGCGTATATCGACCGTAAGAAAAAATTACCTTTAACAACTCTATTAAGAGCAATCGGTTTTGAATCTGATAAAGATATCCTTCAAATCTTCGATCTTGCTGAAGAAGTGAAAGTTTCTAAAGCTGCCCTTAAAAAAGTAGAAGGTAGAACTTTGGCTGCGAGAGTATTGAACACTTGGTTCGAAGATTTCGTAGACGAAGACACTGGTGAGGTAGTTTCTATCGAAAGAAACGAAATCATCTTAGATAGAGAAACAATTCTTGAAAAAGAGCATTTAGATCTTATCATAGATGCAGGTGTGAAATCTATCTTGATTCACAAAGAAAATGCTAATGAATTCTCTATCATTCAGAATACGTTACAGAAAGACCCTACTAACTCTGAAAAAGAAGCAGTAGAATATATTTACCGTCAGCTAAGAAATGCAGATCCACCCGATGAGGAAACTGCAAGAGGAATTATCGAAAAATTATTCTTCTCAGAACAAAGATATTCATTAGGTGAAGTAGGACGTTACAGACTAAACAAAAAGTTAGGTCTTAATATTCCTACTACAACTGAGGTTCTTACAAAAGAAGATATTATTGCGATTGTAAGACACTTAATTGAATTGGTAAACTCAAAAACAGATGTTGATGATATTGACCACTTATCAAACAGAAGAATTAAAACTGTTGGTGAGCAATTAGCAGGACAGTTCGGTGTAGGTCTTTCGAGAATTGCAAGAACAATCAAGGAAAGAATGAACGTTAGAGATAACGAAATCTTTACTCCTCTTGATCTTGTTAATGCTAAAACTTTAACATCAGTTATTAATTCATTCTTTGGTACCAACCAGCTTTCTCAGTTTATGGACCAAACCAACCCATTGTCAGAAATCACGCACAAGCGTAGACTTTCTGCCCTAGGACCTGGTGGTTTATCAAGAGAAAGAGCAGGTTTCGAGGTACGTGACGTTCACCATACTCACTATGGTAGAATTTGTCCTATCGAAACTCCTGAAGGACCAAACATTGGTTTGATTTCATCTTTAGGTATTTATGCTAAAATCAATACTTTAGGTTTCATCGAAACTCCATATAGAAAAGTAAATGAAGGTACTGTAGATCTTAATGCAGATCCTATTTACTTAAATGCAGAAGACGAAGAAGATAAAGTAATTGCTCAGGCAAACGTTGAGCTAGATGATAACGGAACGTTCTTAACAGATAGAATTATTGCAAGACTTGATGGTGATTATCCTGTAGTTGAGCCTGCTGAGGTTAACTTGATCGACGTTGCACCAAACCAGATTTCTGGTATTTCGGCTTCATTGATTCCTTTCTTGGAACATGATGATGCGAACAGAGCGTTGATGGGATCAAACATGATGCGTCAGGCAGTTCCTTTGTTGAAGCCACAAGCTCCAATTGTAGGTACAGGTCTGGAACAACAAGTTGCGAAAGATTCTAGAATCTTAATCAATGCTGAAGGTAGAGGTACTGTAGAGTACGTAGATGCTGATAAGATTACCATTAAATATGAAAGAAGCGAAGACGAAGATTTAGTATCATTCGAATCTGCTACTAAAACATATAACCTTACGAAGTTTAGAAAAACTAACCAGAGTACAACCATTACCCTAAGACCAAACGTAAGAGTAGGTGATATAGTGGAAAAAGGACAGGTACTTTGCGACGGTTATGCTACTGAAAAAGGAGAATTAGCTCTTGGTAGAAACTTAGTGGTTGCGTTCATGCCTTGGAAGGGTTATAACTTTGAGGATGCGATCGTAATCAACGAAAAAGTTGTACGTGAAGACTGGTTTACTTCTATCCACGTAGATGAGTATTCTCTAGAAGTTCGTGATACCAAATTAGGTATGGAAGAGCTTACAGCAGATATTCCTAACGTTTCTGAAGAAGCTACAAAGGATCTTGATGAGAACGGAATGATCAGAATCGGTGCTGAAGTGAAGCCTGGTGATATCATGATTGGTAAGATTACTCCAAAAGGTGAATCTGATCCTACTCCTGAAGAAAAACTTCTTAGAGCAATCTTTGGTGACAAAGCTGGTGATGTAAAAGATGCTTCATTGAAAGCAGATTCTTCATTAAGAGGTGTTGTTATCAACAAAAAATTGTTCTCTAGAAACATTAAAGATAAAAAGAAAAGAACTGAAGAAAAACTTAAACTTGAAGAGATTGAAAACACTTACAAGGCTAAGTTTGATGAGTTGAGAAACAGTTTAATTGAAAAATTAAATACTTTAGTTAGCGGTAAAACTTCTCAGGGAGTTACCAACGACTTAGATGAGGAAATCATCGGTAAAGGAATGAAGTTTACTCACAAATTATTAACTTCAGTTGAAGACTACGTTAACGTAAGCGGTGCAGATTGGACTGTTGACAACGATAAGAATGAATTGATTAAACAATTGATTCACAACTACAAAATCAAATTCAACGATATTCAAGGAGTTAAAAACCGTGAGAAATTCGCAATTTCTATCGGAGATGAGCTTCCAGCAGGTATCATGAAGTTGGCTAAAGTTTATATCGCTAAAAAACGTAAGCTAAACGTTGGAGATAAAATGGCAGGTCGTCACGGTAACAAAGGTATCGTTTCGAGAATCGTTCGTGAAGAAGATATGCCATTCCTAGAAGACGGAACACCAGTAGATATCGTATTGAATCCACTTGGGGTACCTTCTCGTATGAACATCGGTCAGATCTACGAAACTGTTTTAGGATGGGCTGGTAGAAACTTAGGCTTGACATTCGCTACGCCAATCTTTGATGGTGCTACTCTTGATCAGATTACTGAGTACACTGAAAAAGCAGGAGTTCCTAAATTCGGTCACACTCACCTTTATGATGGTGGTACCGGAGAAAGATTTACTCAGGCTGCAACGGTAGGTATTATCTATATGTTGAAATTAGGACACATGGTAGATGACAAAATGCACGCACGTTCTATCGGACCTTACTCATTGATTACTCAGCAGCCATTAGGAGGTAAAGCTCAGTTTGGAGGTCAGAGATTCGGAGAGATGGAGGTTTGGGCTCTTGAAGCATTTGGAGCATCAAATATCTTGAGAGAGATCCTTACTGTGAAGTCGGATGACGTGATTGGTAGAGCAAAAACTTATGAAGCGATTGCGAAAGGAGAAGCAATGCCTGAACCGGGTATTCCTGAATCTTTCAACGTATTACTTCATGAGCTACAAGGTCTTGGATTAGACGTAAGATTGGAAGAGTAA